From a region of the Paraburkholderia hospita genome:
- a CDS encoding ABC transporter permease: MTLQNLSLWDVALAALLIVVNGAVSVLLKLDLERKLAWAAVRTVVQLLAIGYVLAWVFAYARWYVVLPLMIAMTLIAGFAGAGRGSRTYAGQRVDSILSIWASAWLVAAVGLFAVIRIRPWYEPQYAIPILGMILGNTLTGVSLGIERMTEELTARRDRVDMALALGATRWEAAQGPARQAVRAGMIPTLNQMAVVGVVSLPGMMTGQVLAGQSPLQAVRYQIVIMFLIAASSALGTVGAVLLTYRRLFSPEHRFLASRLVERRSKR, encoded by the coding sequence ATGACCTTGCAGAACCTGAGCCTCTGGGACGTCGCGCTCGCGGCGCTGCTGATCGTGGTGAACGGCGCGGTATCCGTGCTGCTCAAGCTCGATCTCGAACGCAAGCTCGCGTGGGCGGCCGTGCGCACCGTCGTCCAGTTGCTCGCCATCGGCTATGTGCTTGCGTGGGTGTTCGCGTACGCCCGCTGGTACGTGGTGCTGCCGCTGATGATCGCGATGACGCTGATCGCGGGCTTCGCGGGCGCGGGACGCGGCTCGCGCACGTATGCCGGGCAGCGCGTCGACAGCATCCTGTCGATCTGGGCGAGCGCGTGGCTCGTCGCGGCCGTTGGACTGTTTGCCGTGATCCGCATTCGACCATGGTACGAGCCGCAATATGCGATTCCGATTCTCGGGATGATTCTCGGCAACACGCTGACGGGCGTGTCGCTGGGCATCGAACGGATGACGGAGGAACTGACGGCGCGCCGCGACCGCGTCGACATGGCGCTCGCGCTCGGCGCGACGCGCTGGGAAGCCGCGCAGGGACCGGCGCGCCAGGCGGTGCGCGCCGGCATGATTCCGACGCTCAACCAGATGGCCGTGGTCGGCGTCGTGAGTCTGCCGGGGATGATGACGGGCCAGGTGCTCGCCGGGCAATCGCCGCTGCAGGCCGTGCGCTATCAGATCGTGATCATGTTTCTGATCGCGGCATCGTCGGCGCTGGGGACCGTGGGCGCCGTGCTGCTGACGTATCGGCGGCTGTTTTCGCCGGAGCATCGGTTTCTGGCGTCGCGGCTTGTCGAGCGGCGCTCGAAACGCTGA
- a CDS encoding hybrid sensor histidine kinase/response regulator gives MTEDVTTLPAALVLVVDDDEGILRLARKSLERAGCRVELSSSVEVAHRAIVANPPDLIVLDYQLDSAETGLDFFRRLRNEGVRIPAILVTGFTDESRVIEALRSGVSDVVPKAGDYLDYLPEAVERVLSQMRMQRASAEALLLREREAHYRMLSEALPHLVFTCNAYGDCDFVSKQWVEYTGLDGAHALGLAWIDAVHPDDREETRRSWLRTVRGDGADYRSEFRIRRHDGAYRWFDARIAAMRDAGGGVSKWFGSCTDIHSQREAIEERERLLASEQGARQAAEEANRAKDRFLAMLSHELRTPLTPVLAGARMLEMMQDLPDAVRAGVVMIRRNVELEARLIDDLLDLTRVANGKLRLSLETVDVHDVIDSVLELFRSEIQTKQQDVHISTDAHHHFVLADRARLQQMLWNLIRNAAKFTPDGGHIYVRTRDERMHVQISVEDTGVGIEPEQIGKLFNAFEQGSQNMSRQFGGLGLGLAITKALTDAHGGTVTAQSPGAHCGATFTITLPTAAEPHAEPVVPEAASVQPAGGLGILLIEDHEDTAEVMAQLMRTLGHEVTVVGRVADALAATQSATFDLIVSDVGLPDGTGLDFVKAFRERDDAPAVALTGFGSDEDIRRCLEAGFTSHLTKPVNFSQLEQVIESAAAVKTQKNAGEARAG, from the coding sequence ATGACAGAAGACGTAACCACGCTACCCGCAGCCCTCGTGCTCGTCGTCGACGACGACGAAGGCATCTTGCGTCTTGCGCGCAAGTCGCTGGAGCGCGCCGGCTGCCGGGTCGAACTGAGCAGTAGCGTCGAGGTTGCGCATCGCGCGATCGTCGCGAATCCACCCGATCTGATCGTGCTCGACTATCAGCTAGACAGCGCGGAGACGGGGCTCGACTTTTTCCGGCGCCTGCGCAACGAAGGCGTACGCATTCCCGCCATTCTCGTCACCGGCTTCACGGATGAATCGCGCGTAATCGAAGCGCTGCGTTCGGGCGTCTCCGACGTCGTACCGAAAGCGGGCGACTATCTCGACTATCTGCCCGAAGCCGTCGAACGCGTGCTATCGCAGATGCGGATGCAGCGCGCATCGGCGGAAGCGCTGCTGCTGCGCGAGCGCGAGGCGCATTACCGGATGCTGTCGGAGGCGCTGCCGCACCTCGTGTTCACGTGCAATGCCTATGGCGACTGCGATTTCGTGTCGAAGCAATGGGTCGAATACACGGGCCTCGACGGCGCGCATGCGCTGGGTCTTGCGTGGATCGACGCCGTGCATCCCGACGACCGCGAAGAGACGCGCCGCAGCTGGCTCAGAACGGTGCGCGGCGACGGCGCCGACTATCGCAGCGAATTCCGCATCCGCCGCCACGACGGCGCATATCGCTGGTTCGACGCGCGCATTGCCGCGATGCGCGACGCGGGCGGCGGCGTCAGCAAATGGTTCGGCAGTTGCACCGACATCCATTCGCAACGCGAAGCCATTGAGGAGCGCGAGCGTCTACTCGCGTCCGAGCAGGGCGCGCGCCAGGCGGCGGAAGAAGCGAACCGCGCGAAGGACCGTTTTCTGGCGATGCTGTCGCACGAATTGCGCACGCCGCTCACGCCCGTGCTGGCGGGCGCGCGCATGCTCGAAATGATGCAGGACCTGCCGGACGCGGTCCGCGCGGGCGTCGTGATGATTCGCCGCAACGTCGAGCTGGAAGCGCGCCTGATCGATGATCTGCTCGATCTGACGCGGGTCGCGAACGGCAAACTGCGGCTGTCGCTGGAAACGGTCGACGTGCATGACGTGATCGACAGCGTGCTCGAACTGTTCCGTAGCGAGATCCAGACCAAGCAGCAGGACGTGCACATCAGCACGGATGCACACCATCATTTCGTGCTCGCCGACCGCGCGCGTCTGCAGCAGATGCTGTGGAACCTGATCCGCAATGCCGCGAAGTTCACGCCGGACGGCGGCCATATCTACGTACGCACACGCGACGAACGGATGCACGTGCAGATATCGGTGGAAGACACGGGCGTCGGCATCGAGCCCGAGCAGATCGGCAAGCTCTTCAACGCGTTCGAGCAGGGCAGCCAGAACATGTCGCGGCAGTTCGGCGGGCTGGGGCTGGGACTCGCGATCACCAAGGCGCTGACGGACGCGCATGGCGGCACGGTGACGGCACAAAGCCCGGGCGCGCACTGCGGCGCGACTTTCACGATCACGCTGCCCACGGCCGCGGAGCCGCACGCCGAGCCCGTCGTGCCCGAGGCGGCGAGCGTGCAGCCGGCGGGCGGGCTGGGGATCTTGCTGATCGAAGACCACGAGGACACGGCCGAAGTGATGGCGCAACTGATGCGCACGCTCGGCCATGAAGTGACCGTCGTCGGGCGTGTGGCCGATGCACTGGCCGCGACGCAAAGCGCCACCTTCGATCTGATCGTCAGCGACGTGGGCCTGCCCGACGGCACGGGCCTCGACTTCGTCAAGGCGTTCCGCGAGCGCGACGATGCGCCTGCCGTTGCATTGACGGGTTTCGGCAGTGACGAGGATATCCGGCGCTGCCTCGAAGCGGGCTTCACGTCGCATCTGACCAAGCCCGTCAATTTCTCGCAACTCGAGCAGGTGATCGAGAGTGCAGCGGCCGTGAAGACGCAGAAAAACGCGGGCGAGGCCAGAGCGGGTTAA
- a CDS encoding response regulator encodes MSHGEAVGKSVGIVLVEDDDGHATLVERNLRRAGISNGFVRFGDGQEALDYFFGEPRAGDSANGRPARDELANYVVLLDLKMPRVDGFEVLRRLKESPSTSSMPVIVLTTTDDPREIERCYELGCNVYITKPVEYDAFIEAVRRLGFFLQVVKLPPGQRYAPAA; translated from the coding sequence ATGTCACACGGGGAAGCGGTTGGTAAGTCGGTCGGCATCGTGCTGGTCGAGGACGATGACGGGCATGCCACGCTCGTCGAGCGCAATCTGCGGCGCGCGGGGATTTCAAACGGTTTTGTCCGTTTCGGTGATGGTCAGGAGGCGCTCGATTATTTCTTCGGCGAGCCGCGCGCCGGCGACAGCGCCAATGGCCGCCCGGCGCGCGACGAGCTCGCGAATTACGTGGTGCTGCTGGACCTGAAGATGCCGCGCGTCGATGGCTTCGAGGTGTTGCGGCGGCTGAAGGAATCGCCGTCGACGTCGTCGATGCCCGTAATCGTGCTCACGACCACCGACGATCCACGCGAAATCGAACGCTGCTACGAACTGGGCTGCAACGTCTACATCACGAAACCGGTCGAATACGATGCGTTCATCGAAGCCGTGCGGCGGCTGGGCTTTTTCCTGCAGGTCGTGAAGCTGCCGCCGGGACAGCGCTATGCGCCCGCAGCATAA
- a CDS encoding DUF6013 family protein produces MSISVKLPAVSVVASIACATLALAALPAPAHAATPITVTSQAATDGPIRYTVKVTSKQFGNSQETRTIRSGESDDFTWKTVPPGGPVAADADCPGLSSLPLDTNGAMIRQTQIRFAPVVAKDGTATVQMNFQAQTPKGTKAVSNNGKSLKCPNYASVNQVLRFTMPTNGSTKTLTLSDGSQVAVSAKR; encoded by the coding sequence ATGAGCATCAGCGTCAAACTTCCCGCCGTTTCTGTTGTCGCTTCTATCGCATGCGCAACGCTTGCGCTCGCCGCATTGCCGGCACCGGCGCACGCGGCGACACCCATCACCGTAACGTCGCAGGCGGCCACGGACGGCCCCATCCGCTATACGGTCAAGGTCACGTCGAAGCAGTTCGGCAACTCGCAGGAAACCCGCACCATCCGTTCCGGCGAATCGGACGACTTCACCTGGAAAACCGTGCCGCCCGGCGGCCCCGTCGCAGCCGATGCCGACTGCCCAGGCCTGTCGTCGCTGCCGCTCGACACGAACGGCGCAATGATCCGTCAGACGCAGATTCGCTTCGCACCCGTCGTCGCCAAGGACGGCACCGCGACCGTGCAGATGAACTTCCAGGCGCAAACGCCGAAGGGCACGAAGGCCGTGTCGAACAACGGAAAGTCGCTCAAGTGCCCGAACTACGCGAGCGTCAATCAGGTGCTGCGCTTCACCATGCCGACCAACGGCAGCACGAAGACGCTAACACTCAGCGACGGCTCGCAGGTGGCCGTGTCGGCCAAACGGTGA
- a CDS encoding zinc-binding alcohol dehydrogenase family protein: protein MKAIGLTRYLPIDNPESLIDIELDKPQPAGHDILVKVEAISVNPVDTKVRAPKETVEKTPRVLGWDAAGTVEAVGPDVTLFKVGDPVFYAGSITRPGANSEFHLVDERIVGRKPATLDFTHAAALPLTAITAWEALFDRLGVSPQGADAGKSVLIIGGAGGVGSIGIQLAKQLAKLTVIATASRPESAKWAKELGADHIVDHFGDMPAQLKQIGFEQVDYVLMFNDTDRHFPAAAAVIKPQGGIATIVENARPVPVELLKAKSAAFHWEFMFTRSMFGTPDMIEQHKLLTEVARLIDAGTLRTTVGEDLGKINAGNLRRAHQMLEEGRAIGKLVLSGF, encoded by the coding sequence ATGAAAGCGATTGGCCTGACCCGTTATCTCCCCATCGACAATCCCGAGTCGCTTATCGACATCGAACTCGACAAGCCGCAGCCGGCCGGCCACGACATTCTCGTGAAGGTGGAGGCGATTTCCGTGAACCCGGTCGATACCAAGGTGCGCGCGCCGAAGGAGACGGTCGAGAAGACGCCGCGCGTGCTCGGCTGGGACGCGGCGGGTACGGTCGAAGCCGTCGGGCCGGACGTGACGCTGTTCAAGGTGGGCGATCCCGTGTTCTACGCGGGCAGCATCACGCGGCCGGGCGCGAACAGCGAGTTTCATCTCGTCGATGAGCGCATTGTCGGCCGCAAGCCGGCGACGCTCGATTTCACGCATGCGGCCGCGTTGCCGCTGACGGCGATCACCGCGTGGGAAGCGTTATTCGACCGGCTTGGCGTGTCGCCGCAGGGCGCGGATGCGGGCAAGTCGGTGCTGATTATCGGCGGCGCGGGCGGGGTTGGCTCGATTGGCATTCAGCTTGCGAAGCAACTGGCGAAGCTGACCGTGATCGCGACGGCGTCGCGGCCGGAGTCGGCGAAATGGGCGAAGGAACTGGGCGCGGATCATATCGTCGATCATTTTGGCGATATGCCTGCGCAGTTGAAGCAGATCGGCTTTGAGCAGGTCGATTATGTGTTGATGTTCAACGACACCGATCGGCATTTTCCGGCTGCTGCTGCGGTGATCAAGCCGCAGGGCGGGATTGCGACGATTGTCGAGAATGCGAGGCCTGTTCCTGTTGAGCTTCTGAAGGCGAAGAGCGCCGCGTTTCATTGGGAGTTCATGTTCACGCGGTCGATGTTCGGGACGCCCGATATGATCGAGCAGCATAAGCTGCTGACTGAGGTTGCGCGGTTGATTGATGCTGGGACGTTGCGGACGACGGTTGGGGAGGATCTTGGCAAGATCAATGCTGGGAATTTGCGGCGCGCGCATCAGATGCTGGAAGAGGGGCGGGCGATTGGGAAACTCGTGTTGAGTGGGTTTTGA
- a CDS encoding sensor histidine kinase, producing the protein MKLFTKGLLLIALPSAIELALLGVVFDMQAQTIRAVERSSDSKQILYQATALENPVLRQVARVRTGIVAGDASFMDRHAAWVDIGDRLTRLETAVADTPAQAARVHRMRDEVDSYRQQALSVAQSLRTGATMKPFVTLEGGELPAQVMRFRAQLKEFIDEASRLEVERNATLAKTRQRQQWTLVGAVIGSMLLWAGTAFGFARSIGRRLDVLAENAQRLASGQPLHRPLSGNDEIAALDSALNRTSALLREADEKQAALKTSLQVRAAELASVNETLRQETQDNEMFIYSVSHDLRSPLVNMQGFSKELQVSCDELRATIDDAHLPELEHKRLAHVLDGDVQESLRYVRSSVTRAAAIIEALLRISRAGRLEYQWQRVSVGRAVARAVDALQKRIDERRVVVVVRDLPTAWGDPSAIEQVFSQLLSNAINFLDPSRPGRIEVGALDGAFAESALASTPRTRTYFVRDNGMGIPAAYMSKVFRAFQRLHGDVAQGDGIGLALVRRTVERHGGRVWVESAEGAGSTFFVTLPDQPMRY; encoded by the coding sequence ATGAAACTGTTCACCAAAGGTCTATTGCTGATCGCGTTGCCGAGCGCCATCGAACTGGCGCTGCTCGGCGTCGTCTTCGACATGCAGGCGCAAACCATACGCGCCGTCGAGCGATCGTCGGACAGCAAGCAGATCCTGTATCAGGCGACCGCGCTCGAAAACCCCGTGCTTCGGCAAGTCGCGCGCGTGCGCACGGGCATCGTCGCGGGTGACGCTTCGTTCATGGACCGCCATGCGGCATGGGTCGATATCGGCGACCGGCTCACGCGGCTCGAAACGGCCGTCGCCGATACGCCCGCGCAGGCCGCGCGCGTGCATCGCATGCGCGACGAAGTGGACAGCTACCGGCAGCAGGCGCTGTCCGTCGCGCAGTCGCTGCGCACGGGTGCGACGATGAAGCCATTCGTCACGCTCGAAGGCGGCGAGTTGCCTGCGCAGGTGATGCGCTTTCGCGCGCAGTTGAAAGAATTCATCGACGAAGCATCGCGGCTCGAAGTCGAGCGCAACGCGACGCTCGCGAAAACGCGCCAGCGCCAGCAATGGACGCTGGTGGGTGCCGTGATCGGCTCGATGCTGCTCTGGGCGGGCACGGCATTTGGATTCGCGCGCAGCATCGGCCGGCGGCTCGACGTGCTCGCGGAAAACGCGCAGCGGCTCGCCAGCGGGCAGCCGCTGCACAGGCCGCTGTCGGGCAATGACGAAATCGCCGCGCTCGATTCCGCGTTGAACCGCACGAGCGCGCTGTTGCGTGAGGCAGACGAGAAACAGGCCGCGCTCAAGACGTCGCTTCAAGTGCGCGCGGCGGAACTGGCGAGCGTCAATGAGACCCTGCGTCAGGAGACGCAGGACAACGAGATGTTCATCTACAGCGTGTCCCACGATCTGCGTTCGCCGCTCGTGAACATGCAAGGTTTCTCGAAGGAACTGCAGGTTTCGTGCGACGAACTGCGCGCGACGATCGACGATGCGCATCTGCCCGAGCTCGAACACAAGCGCCTCGCGCACGTGCTCGATGGCGACGTGCAGGAATCGTTGCGCTATGTGCGCTCGTCGGTGACGCGCGCCGCGGCCATTATCGAAGCGCTGTTGCGCATTTCGCGCGCGGGGCGGCTCGAATATCAATGGCAGCGCGTGAGCGTCGGCCGCGCGGTCGCGCGTGCCGTCGACGCGCTGCAAAAGCGGATCGACGAGCGCCGGGTCGTGGTCGTCGTACGCGATCTGCCCACGGCATGGGGCGACCCGTCCGCAATCGAACAGGTGTTCAGCCAGTTGCTCTCGAACGCAATCAATTTCCTCGATCCGTCGCGGCCGGGGCGCATCGAAGTCGGCGCGCTGGATGGCGCGTTCGCAGAGAGCGCGCTCGCGTCGACGCCAAGGACGCGCACTTACTTTGTGCGCGACAATGGAATGGGCATTCCCGCCGCCTACATGTCGAAAGTATTTCGCGCTTTCCAGCGGCTGCACGGCGATGTCGCGCAAGGCGATGGCATCGGACTTGCGCTCGTGCGGCGCACAGTCGAGCGGCATGGCGGGCGCGTGTGGGTCGAATCGGCGGAGGGGGCGGGGTCGACATTCTTCGTCACGCTGCCCGATCAGCCGATGCGCTATTGA
- a CDS encoding LysR family transcriptional regulator translates to MDTIPQASTDERDRLDLLDVALFVRAALLANVSAAGREFGLSPAVASARIASLERLLGARLLHRTTRRVSLTQEGEVFMTRAETLLDAAAAARASVGRGQAEPQGRLRVSMPSSFGRQHVSPVITQFLRRYPGVSVDLRLTDKIVDLIDAGVDVGIRLGALKDSTLVARRLAANRRVICCAPSYLARHGTPHHPSDLAQHECVILSDQRDWSFVTPAGPLTVRVGGRLATDNGEVIRDALLAGFGIALKSTWDVAPYLRSGELVTVLEAYPLGETVAIWAVYPSRAFVPPKTVAFIDFLAAHFGDPPYWDIERDREVS, encoded by the coding sequence ATGGACACGATTCCCCAGGCGTCAACCGATGAACGCGACCGCCTCGATCTGCTCGACGTCGCGCTGTTCGTGCGCGCCGCGTTGCTGGCCAACGTGTCCGCGGCGGGACGCGAGTTCGGGCTGTCGCCCGCCGTCGCGAGCGCGCGCATCGCCAGTCTCGAACGGCTGCTAGGCGCGCGACTGCTGCACCGGACCACGCGCCGCGTCAGCCTCACACAGGAAGGCGAAGTCTTCATGACGCGCGCCGAGACGCTGCTCGACGCGGCCGCCGCCGCGCGCGCGTCAGTTGGACGCGGCCAGGCCGAGCCGCAGGGACGGCTGCGCGTGTCGATGCCGTCGTCGTTCGGACGGCAGCATGTGTCGCCTGTGATTACGCAGTTTCTACGCCGCTACCCGGGCGTGAGCGTCGATCTGCGGCTCACCGACAAAATCGTCGATCTCATCGATGCCGGCGTCGACGTCGGCATCCGGCTGGGCGCACTGAAGGATTCGACGCTCGTCGCGCGGCGGCTCGCAGCGAACCGGCGCGTGATCTGCTGCGCGCCGTCGTATCTGGCCAGGCACGGCACGCCGCATCATCCGTCCGATCTCGCGCAGCACGAATGCGTGATCCTCTCCGATCAGCGCGACTGGTCGTTCGTCACGCCAGCGGGACCGTTGACCGTGCGCGTCGGCGGGCGGCTGGCAACGGATAACGGCGAAGTGATCCGAGATGCCTTGCTGGCGGGATTCGGCATCGCGTTGAAATCGACGTGGGATGTCGCGCCGTATCTGCGCAGCGGCGAACTGGTGACGGTGCTCGAAGCGTATCCACTCGGCGAAACGGTCGCGATCTGGGCTGTCTATCCGTCGCGCGCGTTCGTGCCGCCGAAAACGGTCGCGTTCATCGACTTCCTCGCCGCGCATTTCGGCGATCCGCCCTACTGGGACATCGAGCGGGACCGCGAGGTGAGCTAA
- a CDS encoding ABC transporter ATP-binding protein translates to MTDAPLVHAQDLVRRDATRGQTLLHATSIAIHAGERIAISGPSGSGKSVFMRALALLDPLDSGEVLWRGKRIARATIPRYRRHVAYIRQRPALLDGTVEDNLRYPYTLRAYRDVRFDREQAAALALQAGRASDFLERFASELSGGEAQIAALIRVLQLAPDVLLLDEPTASLDPESALEIEGLVRAWFDAAPQVRAWLWVSHDPAQAARVSNRHLTMRAGVLDDARPNIPDTSAHTGETPR, encoded by the coding sequence ATGACGGACGCGCCCCTCGTCCACGCGCAGGACCTCGTGCGGCGCGACGCGACGCGCGGCCAGACGCTGCTGCATGCCACCAGCATCGCCATCCATGCGGGTGAGCGGATTGCGATCAGCGGCCCGTCCGGGTCGGGCAAAAGCGTGTTCATGCGCGCGCTGGCGCTGCTCGATCCACTCGATAGCGGCGAGGTGCTGTGGCGCGGCAAGCGCATTGCACGGGCGACGATTCCGCGCTACCGGCGCCACGTCGCATACATTCGCCAGCGGCCCGCGTTGCTCGACGGCACCGTTGAAGACAATCTGCGTTATCCGTACACGTTGCGCGCGTATCGCGATGTGCGCTTCGACCGCGAGCAGGCTGCCGCGCTCGCGTTGCAGGCGGGACGTGCGAGCGATTTTCTCGAGCGTTTTGCGAGCGAGCTGTCGGGCGGCGAAGCGCAGATCGCCGCGTTAATCCGCGTCCTGCAACTCGCGCCGGACGTGCTGCTGCTCGACGAACCGACGGCATCGCTCGATCCCGAATCGGCGCTGGAGATCGAAGGCCTGGTGCGCGCATGGTTCGATGCCGCGCCACAGGTGCGCGCGTGGTTGTGGGTATCGCACGATCCGGCGCAAGCGGCGCGCGTGAGCAACCGTCATCTGACGATGCGCGCCGGCGTGCTCGACGACGCACGGCCCAATATTCCCGATACGTCCGCTCACACCGGGGAGACGCCGCGATGA
- a CDS encoding AsmA family protein — protein MAVLHSTGISVGKTIGKTLAWLFAVLAILIVALAVFILTFDWNRARPYVNDKVSEAIGRPFAIEGDLKVGWRHPIGETGWRSWVPWPRFSAQNITIANPDWTKQKHFATLDEIDFQVKVLPLLAHDIVIPAINVVNPSVDLERLLDGRDNWTFKLKSSAGPSEWKLDLHDIQLNKGNIALSDQQKKIDMQAVVVTLGQPIPIGEAMKQQEEASRRSSAEVVGKQGAKQLTEQAKAAAASEASGASAVAPGVPVASGASVPAATAGVGASTVVAASGVPASATGTAVAQSTNSPQYGIGWTVKGTYNRSPISGSGKLGGVLALQDTSRPFPVQADVKAGDLRIALVGTVTDPAHLAAVDLRLWLQGTSLDHLYDLTGITLPETPPYATEGHLIGNFKQGGSVFRYENFTGRVGGSDVNGTVVYTQRATRPLLEGTLVSNLLQFKDLAPVIGADSNASKAKRGDTARQPSDKALPTEEFKTDRWKAIDANVKFTGRRIIKDPALPITDLYTHVVMTDGVLSFEPLKFGVAGGSLASTIHLDGSASPLKGRFSTEARHLKLKQLLPTAKTMQNALGEVNGDAALSATGNSPAALAASSNGEVKLLITDGAVSRLLMEAAGLNVANVVYEKLFGNRDVQINCAAGDFVVTDGVLDSRVFALDTQDAVINVDGTVNLKNESMDLGVHPHTKGFRVFSLRSPLYVKGTFKDPHVGVNAVALAVRGGAMVGLGLINPFAALIPLIAPSNNKPLPCQQLMTAMEAQHPTAPPPGQREKAKALALPPGTLGASAVSPSTAPSKQPAKPNNGVTLPGPANAADYKGS, from the coding sequence ATGGCTGTGCTGCACTCGACTGGCATATCCGTCGGCAAGACAATCGGCAAGACCCTCGCGTGGCTGTTCGCGGTGCTGGCGATCCTGATCGTTGCGCTGGCGGTTTTCATTCTGACGTTCGACTGGAACCGCGCGCGGCCCTATGTGAACGACAAGGTCAGTGAAGCAATCGGCCGGCCGTTTGCGATCGAAGGCGATCTGAAGGTGGGTTGGCGCCATCCCATCGGCGAGACGGGCTGGCGTTCGTGGGTGCCGTGGCCGCGCTTCTCGGCGCAGAACATCACGATCGCCAATCCCGACTGGACCAAACAGAAGCACTTCGCGACGCTCGACGAAATCGACTTTCAGGTGAAAGTGCTGCCGCTGCTCGCGCACGACATCGTGATCCCGGCGATCAACGTCGTGAATCCATCCGTCGATCTCGAACGGCTCCTCGACGGACGCGACAACTGGACGTTCAAGCTGAAATCGTCGGCGGGACCGTCCGAGTGGAAGCTCGATCTGCACGACATCCAGCTGAACAAAGGCAATATCGCGCTTTCGGACCAGCAGAAGAAGATCGACATGCAGGCCGTCGTCGTTACGCTCGGTCAGCCGATTCCAATCGGCGAAGCGATGAAGCAACAGGAAGAGGCGTCGCGCAGGTCGTCGGCGGAAGTCGTCGGCAAGCAGGGCGCGAAACAGTTGACCGAGCAGGCGAAGGCGGCCGCCGCTTCCGAGGCGTCAGGCGCGTCTGCAGTGGCGCCTGGCGTGCCTGTTGCATCGGGCGCGTCCGTACCGGCGGCGACGGCTGGCGTGGGCGCTTCGACGGTAGTGGCCGCGTCCGGCGTGCCCGCGAGCGCGACAGGCACAGCCGTCGCGCAGAGCACGAACTCACCGCAATACGGAATTGGCTGGACCGTGAAGGGCACCTACAACCGCTCGCCCATATCGGGCAGCGGCAAGCTCGGCGGCGTGCTTGCGTTACAGGACACATCCCGGCCGTTTCCCGTGCAGGCCGACGTGAAGGCGGGCGATCTGCGCATCGCGCTGGTCGGCACCGTCACCGATCCCGCGCATCTCGCCGCTGTCGATCTGCGCCTGTGGCTGCAGGGCACGAGCCTCGATCATCTGTATGACCTGACGGGCATCACGCTGCCCGAGACGCCGCCCTACGCGACGGAAGGCCACCTGATCGGCAACTTCAAGCAGGGTGGCAGCGTGTTCCGGTATGAAAATTTTACAGGCCGCGTGGGTGGCAGCGATGTGAACGGCACGGTCGTCTATACGCAACGCGCGACACGTCCGCTGCTCGAAGGCACGCTTGTCTCGAATCTGTTGCAGTTCAAGGACCTCGCGCCGGTCATCGGCGCGGACAGCAACGCGAGCAAGGCGAAACGCGGTGACACCGCGCGCCAGCCGTCCGACAAGGCGCTGCCGACCGAAGAATTCAAGACCGACCGCTGGAAGGCGATCGATGCGAACGTGAAGTTCACGGGCCGCCGCATCATCAAGGACCCGGCACTGCCCATCACCGATCTCTACACACACGTCGTGATGACAGACGGCGTGCTGTCGTTCGAGCCGCTGAAGTTCGGCGTCGCAGGCGGGTCGCTTGCGTCGACCATTCATCTCGACGGCAGCGCGTCACCGCTCAAGGGCCGTTTCTCGACAGAAGCCCGTCATCTGAAGCTCAAGCAGTTGCTGCCGACCGCGAAGACGATGCAGAACGCGCTCGGCGAGGTCAACGGCGACGCCGCGCTGTCTGCGACGGGCAATTCGCCCGCGGCGCTCGCGGCTTCGTCGAACGGCGAAGTGAAGCTGCTCATCACCGATGGCGCGGTGAGCCGTTTGCTGATGGAAGCGGCAGGGCTGAACGTGGCGAACGTCGTCTATGAAAAACTGTTCGGCAATCGCGACGTGCAGATCAATTGCGCGGCAGGCGACTTCGTCGTGACGGACGGCGTGCTCGATTCACGCGTGTTCGCGCTCGACACGCAGGACGCCGTGATCAACGTGGACGGCACGGTGAACCTCAAGAACGAGTCGATGGACCTCGGCGTGCATCCGCACACGAAGGGCTTCCGCGTCTTCTCGCTGCGTTCGCCACTCTATGTGAAGGGCACGTTCAAGGACCCGCACGTCGGCGTGAACGCGGTGGCGCTCGCGGTGCGTGGTGGCGCGATGGTCGGGCTCGGTCTGATCAATCCGTTCGCCGCGCTGATCCCTTTGATTGCGCCGAGCAACAACAAGCCCTTGCCTTGTCAGCAACTGATGACGGCAATGGAGGCGCAGCATCCGACGGCGCCGCCGCCGGGACAACGCGAAAAGGCCAAGGCTCTGGCGCTGCCGCCGGGGACGCTGGGCGCGTCGGCCGTCTCGCCGTCAACAGCGCCGTCGAAGCAGCCTGCAAAGCCGAACAATGGCGTGACACTGCCGGGCCCGGCGAACGCGGCCGACTATAAGGGAAGTTGA